Genomic segment of Salvia hispanica cultivar TCC Black 2014 chromosome 2, UniMelb_Shisp_WGS_1.0, whole genome shotgun sequence:
GAATGCTAATGCTGATGTCATGACTTGTGTAAGCTTTTCTTACCCCTTCTACTAGTTCAAAACTCTcattaaaagtaaagttgcttttcattttctttgatttttatttccttttattagCTACCCCTTAGCATTGTTAGACCACTACAATATCTTGGTTGAACGTACTTTTCATCGTCAAGGCTGTTATCTCATTTGCATGTTGCATGAAAATCAACTTGATGATATTTTGTCACATGATTAGTCTGATAGAGTTATTTACAGAACGAATTTGGTGTTTGGGAAATCTTCTTACCAAACAATGCTGATGGATCCCCTGCTATTCCGCATGGTTCCTATGTGAAGGTAATATTCATTGATATGAGTTAATGATATTCTGCTaatgtattttgattttccaaataattcaaattgaatgGTGTGTGATGGTCTAAATTATGAACTTCAGTTCCCTGCAGAATCTAAGCTTGCCATAGTATCTCTCACCTAGATAACAGTACTGAAATCTATTGCAATCACTAAATCGTTATCTCAGTCTCTTGTGCTTATTACTTTTTGTGATACTTATGACAAGATGATGCTATCCAATACTCAATGTAGATCCGTATCGATACTCCATCTGGCGTTAAAGATTCTATTCCAGCTTGGATCAAGTTCTCTGTACAGGCTCCTGGGGAAATTCCATACAATGGAATATATTATGATCCTCCTGAAGAGGTATTCATGATATTTTCTATGTCGTGGTTGTAATATTTATAGGCTATTAGATAGTTGATTGACCTGTACAGATGGCTGGGGAGCTAGAAAAATAAGGGAAGGATAAGCGAACTATTCCTAACCTAGCTATCTTGCGGACACTATCATAATCTAAATCTGAGTAGTTTGCTGTTTCCTTCCATTCTAAACTGTTTGTCATCTGTATATTGATAATAGATACAGTGATCATGCATGAACAAATTTAAGGGTTGCACTAAATGTTTCACTCTCCTGAAAAGTCAGGAAGGAATAAATCCAGCTTCATGCTATCCTTGGATTGCTACCACTATGGAGCGATGTGTGCTACAGCCGGATCATttttccgttttctatttgttAGGGATTAGGGATGAGTTGTCATTTACTTTATGTAGTTTTAGCCTTCCTTTGTTCTCGGCTAATGATGCTCTAAATATCCTCTTTGCAGGACAAGCATGTTTTTAAACATCCCCGTcccaaaaaaccaaaatcacTGCGGATATATGAATCTCATGTTGGAATGAGTAGTAAGGTGTGCTTCTATTCTCTCAAATGATATAAGATGGTATCTAAGTTCAATATAGTGGCATATTTGGTGGGTTTTCTTTTCATTAGTATCCTactgatgaaaaaaataaggaaaatatatgagtatatgacgAAATATCCTTTGAAAATGGTTTGAAATGGTTAACAaaagttgcataaaaaatTACCCTAGCACTTAaatgtaatataaatataattcctATGCCATAGTGTTTGCTCTTCAAGTGCACCAGACAATCACTAAACTTTTGGAAGAATTGCGATGGTGTTCTTATCTTTGGATTAGTAGTTCCAACTCAATAAGTTTGGACATATAACCTTTGTTGTGGACAAGTAAAAGATAAGTTGGTAGACTTTAGGTTTCCTATATTATACTGATTCATGTTCAAATGCAGCACACTCATGTTTATTATTGATGTTGGATGCAGGAACCTGTTATCAATACATATGTAAACTTCAGAGATGAAGTTCTCCCTCGCATCAAGAAACTAGGGTATAATGCTGTTCAGATAATGGCAATTCAGGAGCATTCGTATTATGCAAGTTTTGGGTAATATGCCTCACTGCTGTTATGCATTTTACTCACATAGAGAAATACAGTATTTACATAATTCGGTCAATTCTATCCTCTCTCGTCTGTGACTATTTTCTGCATTTTGGCGgttgataatattttaatctcATTCTTGCCTCAGCTACCATGTGACGAATTTCTTTGCACCAAGCAGCCGCTTTGGGACTCCAGATGAGCTTAAGTCTTTAATAGACAGAGCTCATGAGTTAGGCTTGCTTGTTCTCATGGATATTGTGCACAGGTATATTATCTTCAAATTAAGAATAGTTAAAAGTATAACCAGGACAACTTTCTAAATTACGTATACCTGCCTAGAATCATGTTCTCCTAGGACAGTCCATGGAGATGTTAATGGTAAAGCTCATTTCAATTGGATATTACATTTCTGCTATCTATTATTTGGTTTTACATAAATTCTGGCACTGTATCCGAACCCCAAAATTTTTCCAGGGAGATGTCATGGGTGAATGATTATCAGTTTGGGTGGTGttttgagaataaaaatttatctttatttggGTGTAGAGCATGTGGGGTTAAATGGGGTGTGGGAGACCTGGACTGGATGTTCTGCTGCATTATTTCTCTCTGCAAGCTCTGTCTTTTCTAAAGACTTACCCGTCtgttccttgttaatagaCGGAGTATTATCTTAGAACTTcccaaaaattagaaatgactcaattatcttggaacttcccaaaatagaaaaatgactcaatcaatatggaacggagggagtattaaatttcatctctgtattttgtttgtctcagaattttcttttcttttgtttttcgtTGGGGTGATGTTTTTACTTTACACAGTTCATACTTCTGTTGCATTTTTTGTGACTGTTTCAATATGTTACTTAAATATCTTTGACCTCTCATTTGTCATTTAACTGATAATTTAATGCCTGCAGTCATGCATCAAATAATACTTTGGATGGTTTGAACATGTTTGATGGCACTGATGCCTGTTACTTTCACTCTGGATCGCGGGGTTATCATTGGATGTGAGATTCTCGTCTTTTTAACTATGGACAGTGGGAAGTATGTACTGCCTAGATATCAATGTTACAATACAATATGTACTGTATCCTATTTTTCTAATGTGCCCTTAATTATAGGTTTTAAGGTTTCTTCTCTCTAATGCAAGATGGTGGTTAGATGAGTATAAGTTTGATGGCTTCAGATTTGATGGGGTGACGTCAATGATGTATACCCACCATGGTTTAGAGGTATATCGTTTTGGTTAATGTATCTGTTTATTTACTGAGTAATGTAGTCGATTGTGCAATTAGTAATGCTTACCTTCTGTGACCAGTTCAATATTTGTTACTTGAATGGAACACAAAAGAGTTAGGACAACAACATGAAAGttaagtgaagaaaaatgagaacGGAAAGTCATTTTTGTTAACCGAACAAAAAGCTTTTGCtaactcttttctttttcttgaaattttgtaAGATTTTTTGGAAACTAAATTGGGAATTGATTTCATACACAAGGTTCTCTgttttcatcaaataaaattttgttccACACTAAATGGAGATTCAACTACAGCATCTATTTTGAACATTTTCCATTTGTGCTTTCCTCTGTTCCACAGTTTGATGGTATAAATTAAACTGATCAAGTGCAATTCTGTATAGATAAACCATCACAGATTATGAACTAACTTAAGGTGTAACTCAGCATGAATATAAGACTAGCCTCCCTTAATTATGTGTTGAGTTTGCCATTGCCACAATGGAATCCTGTTTCCTAAAGCATTTGAACATAATATGTTTCTTTCACATCCCGTGCTTAATCAGTTGTATCCCGACTAATGTATTCTTTAATGAAAGGTGGCATTTACTGGGAACTACAACGAGTATTTTGGGTTTGCAACGGATGTTGATGCAGTGGTCTATTTGATGCTGGTCAATGATATGATTCATGGGCTTTTTCCTGAAGCTTTGTCGATAGGTGAAGATGTAAGTTTGTAGTTGTAATGAAGCCAAAGTGTTTCATGCCTCGTTTatctattcttttttattgtctGAATCTTTATTTATGGGTTGGGTAGATGGAGAAGCTGGATATATTGAAATAAGGTCTTTACGGTTGTCTTGTACTTGGAAGCTTAGTggtaaaatatgtaaaaaattgaagatccAACCTTCAAGAGTCCTTCTTTAAAAAGTATTTTCCTGTCATCGCTTTTCAGTTTTTTCTTAGTAATCTCCAtgtttaaaaacaaaaatcacttAACAAGTTTTATACCTGCAAGCTGTAAACCTTTGCGGCTTTGCCAAAATTCTTTGTTATGCTTAAGTTGCAGAAATTCTGTTGAACTTGAGAAACCATTGATGATTTCCTTCATATACCTATGCTTTGTCAAAGTAATGATCTTTATTATTCTAAAAAGACTATACTCTGAATTTGTGAAGTGCATTATTGATGTTGATGTTTGCTCGTAGCTGTCCTTTATCATATATTCTCTTAACAGAAAtaccttcttttttttttttctgaactATCTCATTAGGAATTTCATTTGATTTCAGGTCAGTGGAATGCCAGCCTTTTGTATTCCGCTCAAAGATGGAGGTATTGGATTTGACTATCGTCTACACATGGCTATTGCTGATAAATGGATTGAGACGCTTAAGTATGTGTGCCTTGACACTctgatatatacatatatatatgtatcgACAATCAATTGATAAAGCTCTCCCCTTCCTTGAAGGCATTGTTTTTTGGTGACAAGACAATAATATTGGGTGATTTGATTCTACCAAAGTTAGTCTGTTTTACTGATTTTCTGTTTCCCTCTAGGTTTATAAAGGCAAACTACTAATTGGTTAAAAAGGCTATTTTCTACTTGAGTCAAATGCAATCTCATTTGCCACTATATAACCTCAATTTTATGAACAGGACCTCTTTAAACTTTCACATTTtctcaaatgaaaatttgacttttaatttaatatgggGCCACATTGTTGTCACAATCCAATGTCACTCTTTCCTTATTCTTTGGTTTCAGGAAAAGGGATGAAGATTGGAAAATGGGAGATATTATACACACATTAACAAACAGAAGGTGGATGGAAAAATGCGTCTCCTATGCAGAAAGTCATGACCAAGCTCTTGTTGGTGATAAAACTATCGCATTCTGGTTGATGGATAAGGTCAGGCATATTTGTAAAGTTGTCTGGATGTAGCTGCCAATCCTATGTTTGAAAGAACTAATTATCAGTACCacaaaaataaggaaatataTGGGAATAGAGCTTCTTTAGACTAAGGATGGTATATTTTCCATGTCTTCAGAAGCCAGGGTTCTGAAAACAAAGACCAATATAATTGACTGTCATGTCTTTTATAGTTGCAAACTCTTCCATACTTCTTTGCAAGAAGTTAATACATATATCCAGTTACCACTATGATACCTAAACTTGATCTTATGTTCTGAATCCGTCTCAGGATATGTATGATTTCATGGCATTGGATAGACCATCCACACCTGTAATAGATCGTGGAATAGCCTTGCACAAGATGATCAGGCTTATAACAATGGGATTGGGTGGGGAAGGATACTTAAATTTCATGGGAAATGAATTTGGACATCCTGGTAGGAGCACATGAAATGTTTGCTGCACTAAATGAATTATAAGTACACTCCTAACTGTTCTTTTAACTCGAATCAGAGTGGATAGATTTTCCTAGAGCCGATCAATATCTTCCTAATGGCGAAGTCATCCCAGGAAATGGCTTCAGTTATGACAAATGCAGGCGTAAATTTGATCTGGTAAgttttaatgaatttaataCTTTTTCATGTTGTTAGATCCTTGAGCAACTTGTGCTCTATCAGCCTCTCTTACTATTGGATTATGACGACCAACAACATATACGgttgatatttatttataaaaggaatactaaaacaagaaaatggcCCCAAGGACTCAAGTAACTCTTGATTCTTTGGAATCTATTTTGCCTTCTATATTGGCTGAATGTAAATAATGAAATCAGTATAGTACAGTGAGATCCTATCTTGAACAATTCATTTTGCGGACATTCTTAGtgcaaatatattttgtaaaacaCTGTCTGTGTTGCATCATCTCGAGGAGAGCCCTGTGCAGCAGTTGCatctttttatctttaatgAACATCGGTGTATATCCAGGGTGATGCAGACTATTTGAGATATCGTGGATTGCAAGAATTTGACCGAGCGATGCAACATCTTGAAGAAACATATGGCGTATGTATTCTTTGCACTGAGTTTCCTTGCATTAGTTGAACTAAGGGTGTGATTGTATTTCTGATAGTTGTAGATATTATTATCTAGAATATGGATTCAAATGCATTCGGCATAATATTCTGCATGTATTGATTTGGAAAAGAGACATGCATGTTGTAATGCTCCCTCTGATAAGTCTGATTGTTTCATCTGTTGTATTAATAATACCAAACCTGTTTTAGCTCGTAGTTGGGAACTGGTAAGAGCTTGTCATTGCCCTCAAGAGATTTTTACATTCAACTTTCCAGTTTTGAATGCATCTGAGTTGATTTTCTTAGGTAAAATAGATGTAAATAGCCAAAAATTGTTTTCTACAGTTCATGACATCAGAGCATCAATACATATCCAAGAAAGATGAAGGAGACAGAATAATTGTATTCGAGAGGGATGACTTAGTCTTCGTCTTCAATTTTCATTGGAGCTGTAGTTATTCAGATTACCAAGTAGGCTGCTTGAAGCCTGGAAAATACAAGGTATTTgagaaaacattttattttgtacttttaattttgttttgatacaGTTGTTGTCTATCCCTTGAAGAAGCAATATTCTTATAGTATGGGTATACATTTCAGGTTGTGTTGAACTCAGATGATTCGCTATTTGGAGGATTCAACAGAATTAGTCATGATGCCGAATATTTCACCTTTGTAAGTTATTCACCTTTGGCACTCACTTTTTTCACATTCTTCAATTAATAGCGTAgcatttcatttctttgttCTCTACGTATGGCTACATTAGGTTTTGTATCGACCTCTTTAAAACATGATGAAATCGttttaattatcatgagaGTACGAAATCAGCTTTTAGAGAACCTCTTTNNNNNNNNNNNNNNNNNNNNNNNNNNNNNNNNNNNNNNNNNNNNNNNNNNNNNNNNNNNNNNNNNNNNNNNNNNNNNNNNNNNNNNNNNNNNNNNNNNNNTATGTTCTGAATCCGTCTCAGGATATGTATGATTTCATGGCATTGGATAGACCATCCACACCTGTAATAGATCGTGGAATAGCCTTGCACAAGATGATCAGGCTTATAACAATGGGATTGGGTGGGGAAGGATACTTAAATTTCATGGGAAATGAATTTGGACATCCTGGTAGGAGCACATGAAATGTTTGCTGCACTAAATGAATTATAAGTACACTCCTAACTGTTCTTTTAACTCGAATCAGAGTGGATAGATTTTCCTAGAGCCGATCAATATCTTCCTAATGGCGAAGTCATCCCAGGAAATGGCTTCAGTTATGACAAATGCAGGCGTAAATTTGATCTGGTAAgttttaatgaatttaataCTTTTTCATGTTGTTAGATCCTTGAGCAACTTGTGCTCTATCAGCCTCTCTTACTATTGGATTATGACGACCAACAACATATACGgttgatatttatttataaaaggaatactaaaacaagaaaatggcCCCAAGGACTCAAGTAACTCTTGATTCTTTGGAATCTATTTTGCCTTCTATATTGGCTGAATGTAAATAATGAAATCAGTATAGTACAGTGAGATCCTATCTTGAACAATTCATTTTGCGGACATTCTTAGtgcaaatatattttgtaaaacaCTGTCTGTGTTGCATCATCTCGAGGAGAGCCCTGTGCAGCAGTTGCatctttttatctttaatgAACATCGGTGTATATCCAGGGTGATGCAGACTATTTGAGATATCGTGGATTGCAAGAATTTGACCGAGCGATGCAACATCTTGAAGAAACATATGGCGTATGTATTCTTTGCACTGAGTTTCCTTGCATTAGTTGAACTAAGGGTGTGATTGTATTTCTGATAGTTGTAGATATTATTATCTAGAATATGGATTCAAATGCATTCGGCATAATATTCTGCATGTATTGATTTGGAAAAGAGACATGCATGTTGTAATGCTCCCTCTGATAAGTCTGATTGTTTCATCTGTTGTATTAATAATACCAAACCTGTTTTAGCTCGTAGTTGGGAACTGGTAAGAGCTTGTCATTGCCCTCAAGAGATTTTTACATTCAACTTTCCAGTTTTGAATGCATCTGAGTTGATTTTCTTAGGTAAAATAGATGTAAATAGCCAAAAATTGTTTTCTACAGTTCATGACATCAGAGCATCAATACATATCCAAGAAAGATGAAGGAGACAGAATAATTGTATTCGAGAGGGATGACTTAGTCTTCGTCTTCAATTTTCATTGGAGCTGTAGTTATTCAGATTACCAAGTAGGCTGCTTGAAGCCTGGAAAATACAAGGTATTTgagaaaacattttattttgtacttttaattttgttttgatacaGTTGTTGTCTATCCCTTGAAGAAGCAATATTCTTATAGTATGGGTATACATTTCAGGTTGTGTTGAACTCAGATGATTCGCTATTTGGAGGATTCAACAGAATTAGTCATGATGCCGAATATTTCACCTTTGTAAGTTATTCACCTTTGGCACTCACTTTTTTCACATTCTTCAATTAATAGCGTAgcatttcatttctttgttCTCTACGTATGGCTACATTAGGTTTTGTATCGACCTCTTTAAAACATGATGAAATCGttttaattatcatgagaGTACGAAATCAGCTTTTAGAGAACCTCTTTAGAATCagcttcataaaaaaattgggtattggtagtaaattttatactacttcATAATCAAATGTGGTGATAGCATTTTCCTCAAAATGATGTTAACAGGAAGGGTGGCATGATGAACGGCCGCGTTCATTCTTAATCTATGCACCTTCGAGAACAGCAGTGGTGTATGCGTTAGTAACAGATGAAACAGAACCTGTTGATGTTGAAACTGGTATTATTGAAGCCTAGCTTTGTGAATGAGTTGGTGATTCTGGTTTATGACTCCAGCTTGCTATTCTGTCCACTGCAACAATCCGGGGGGATCAGAACCCTTGAAGAAGCAAAAACAAAGTCGAAAAATGATGAACCACTTGGAGCTAGCCTGATATAGCTTAAATCCCCATTGCCCAGTGGCTATATCTCAAGCTTTTCTGAGCAATGAAAAAATCCATAATTAACTGTGTATGGAAATCTCGACCGTGCATCCTGCTCGGCACTTGTAAAGAATTCAGATGGGATATTCCGACTATGATGAATGTAATCTCCATGTATATCCTTGTTCGTATTCAGAGGGTATTTATCCTCTTTAAGCCCGACTTACCTCATGTTAAAATATAGTGGTATCGTTTCTTGTGTCTGTTAGGTTTCTCGtccttttaaaataaatattattatttaaatataaatatgaatattgaaGACAACGTGTTTTGGTTTAGAgtcaattatttagttttataattagtGGATAAGAGTTGGTTATTTAGTTTCCATAGTTAGTGGATTAGTGGTATAATTAGTGGCATAATCGTTGTCCATTACTTTGACTCGATTTCACACACTTTGGTAGTTTAAGTTtactttaaaaatgaaatatagcACTACAATGGCTCTTTAGTCAAGTTAGTACTAATATGATGTTGTAATCCCTTTGCTAGAATGGGATCGGTTTTAGTAGTTTGGTTTTCTCTGTTATCTGCTATGATCAGCAAATATGATCATCCATTTGTAGGTTTCTTTTCTCTAAGAAGTTGGTTTATATTTCaggagagaaaaataaacattgGTCCGGGGAGTATTTTCTGTGTTTTGGAGAAAGTTGAACAGAAATGGTGGAAGAAACTATTACGTGGAGATGAAAAGATACATTATGTCAATGTAGACTGGGATAAATGGGTGGATGAAGATGATGTGGATGGTATGATTATCTTCTTTTGCTTGTGTATTTTACCAGTTAGGTTTGTTTCATAAGATAGTGATGTGATCGTGTTTCTTGCAACTTTATCCGGACCTGACAATCTTGATTTGGATGGAATGGATTTCTCGGTAGGATTCATCaagtttttaagttttattttgtgtttatcaTTGGAAGCTCTAATGTAcattaattttggttttgttgtGCAGAAATTTGGCGACATGGGTCTTGATGATGATGCCATAGGGGATGACCTTGAGGAGAGTGACGATGAAGGTGCTGTGAATTAAGTATTGGTTTATGCA
This window contains:
- the LOC125205891 gene encoding 1,4-alpha-glucan-branching enzyme 1, chloroplastic/amyloplastic-like — translated: MAYTIPGVRVPGVPSPCNLGTDGWNSRARVSLFLKNKSNSRDCGMIFAGKSTDSGSQSSMATTSKKVLVPGTEDDELSSPTEELEISGDIESSEIERGLNVEDEENIVDLSSSEVITGEDPASVRLPDAYAERKAEGTSDSTYETISSESMRIRGKIIPPPGTGQRIYKIDPMLSSHRQHLDYRYDQYRKLHASIDKHEGGLEVFSRGYEKFGFVRSETGITYREWAPGAKSAALIGDFNNWNANADVMTCNEFGVWEIFLPNNADGSPAIPHGSYVKIRIDTPSGVKDSIPAWIKFSVQAPGEIPYNGIYYDPPEEDKHVFKHPRPKKPKSLRIYESHVGMSSKEPVINTYVNFRDEVLPRIKKLGYNAVQIMAIQEHSYYASFGYHVTNFFAPSSRFGTPDELKSLIDRAHELGLLVLMDIVHSHASNNTLDGLNMFDGTDACYFHSGSRGYHWIWWLDEYKFDGFRFDGVTSMMYTHHGLEVAFTGNYNEYFGFATDVDAVVYLMLVNDMIHGLFPEALSIGEDVSGMPAFCIPLKDGGIGFDYRLHMAIADKWIETLKKRDEDWKMGDIIHTLTNRRWMEKCVSYAESHDQALVGDKTIAFWLMDKDMYDFMALDRPSTPVIDRGIALHKMIRLITMGLGGEGYLNFMGNEFGHPEWIDFPRADQYLPNGEVIPGNGFSYDKCRRKFDLGDADYLRYRGLQEFDRAMQHLEETYGFMTSEHQYISKKDEGDRIIVFERDDLVFVFNFHWSCSYSDYQVGCLKPGKYKVVLNSDDSLFGGFNRISHDAEYFTFEGWHDERPRSFLIYAPSRTAVVYALVTDETEPVDVETGIIEA
- the LOC125205892 gene encoding co-chaperone protein p23-1-like isoform X1; this encodes MKKSIINCVWKSRPCILLGTCKEFRWDIPTMMNVISMYILVRIQRERKINIGPGSIFCVLEKVEQKWWKKLLRGDEKIHYVNVDWDKWVDEDDVDDFSKFGDMGLDDDAIGDDLEESDDEDYYNKCLREQAVEYSEASR
- the LOC125205892 gene encoding co-chaperone protein p23-1-like isoform X2, producing the protein MKKSIINCVWKSRPCILLGTCKEFRWDIPTMMNERKINIGPGSIFCVLEKVEQKWWKKLLRGDEKIHYVNVDWDKWVDEDDVDDFSKFGDMGLDDDAIGDDLEESDDEDYYNKCLREQAVEYSEASR